In one Microbacterium invictum genomic region, the following are encoded:
- a CDS encoding HAD family phosphatase → MHSPSLAAVLWDMDGTLVDTEPYWMAAETPLVESFGGTWSHEQALGLVGLGLEDSARIFQDAGVRMGVREIIDHLTDEVMRQLAVTGVPFRPGARELLRDLRDRGIKTALVTMSMRRMATTVVDLIDFDAFDVVIAGDDATRPKPFPDPYLQACEVLGVAPSQTVAIEDSPNGLRSAVASGASVIGVPLMVSLAGAGAHTIWESLEGRTAADVEAFHVARLARGAARA, encoded by the coding sequence GTGCATTCCCCCTCCCTCGCCGCCGTCCTCTGGGACATGGACGGCACACTGGTCGACACCGAGCCCTACTGGATGGCCGCCGAGACCCCGCTGGTCGAGAGCTTCGGGGGAACCTGGTCCCACGAGCAGGCGCTCGGCCTGGTGGGGCTCGGCCTGGAGGACTCGGCGCGCATCTTCCAGGATGCGGGTGTCCGCATGGGGGTCCGCGAGATCATCGACCACCTGACGGACGAGGTGATGCGACAGCTCGCCGTCACGGGCGTGCCGTTCCGCCCCGGTGCCAGAGAGCTGCTGCGCGATCTCAGGGACCGCGGCATCAAGACGGCGCTGGTGACGATGTCGATGCGGCGCATGGCCACCACTGTGGTGGACCTCATCGACTTCGACGCGTTCGACGTCGTCATCGCCGGCGACGACGCCACTCGTCCCAAGCCCTTCCCCGACCCCTACCTGCAGGCCTGCGAGGTCCTCGGCGTCGCCCCGTCCCAGACCGTCGCGATCGAGGACTCGCCCAATGGGCTCCGCTCGGCCGTCGCGTCGGGGGCCTCGGTGATCGGTGTGCCGCTCATGGTCTCGCTGGCCGGGGCCGGCGCGCACACGATCTGGGAGAGCCTGGAGGGGCGCACCGCGGCGGACGTGGAGGCCTTCCACGTTGCGCGACTGGCCCGAGGGGCGGCTCGCGCATGA
- a CDS encoding WYL domain-containing protein translates to MSARRPLVATDRAALILQLVPYLISKGEVSIVEAAAEFDVTPDEMRDMVQKLTVIGLPGERGYWQMANDLFDIDWDLLDTRDLIAITHSVGLERSPRLTAREAAALLAGLQLARAIPGVGDSAIYSGLLAKLSQGASAKPADVIVAPSPVDDVREAVAIALRERVAVTFTYKAPESAPTARTVDPVKVHIADGQWYLQGWCHLRQAMRTFHLDRVSDLRITDIPSTHSEDAAPGWFDPADGGGEVIVDVRFRASLAPLLGDYVDRATVVRDGDEAVATLRVADETTLRRLAARRGGIVEIVAPEGARRAAADWARAGLAQYTERADP, encoded by the coding sequence GTGAGCGCGCGTCGACCCCTCGTCGCCACCGATCGGGCCGCGCTCATCCTGCAGCTCGTGCCCTATCTGATCAGCAAGGGCGAGGTGTCGATCGTCGAGGCGGCCGCCGAGTTCGACGTCACCCCTGACGAGATGCGCGACATGGTGCAGAAGCTCACCGTCATCGGTCTTCCCGGCGAGCGAGGCTACTGGCAGATGGCGAACGACCTGTTCGACATCGACTGGGACCTCCTCGACACCCGCGACCTCATCGCCATCACCCACTCCGTCGGCCTCGAGCGCTCCCCGCGCCTGACGGCGCGCGAGGCCGCGGCGCTGCTGGCGGGACTCCAGCTCGCACGCGCCATACCGGGGGTCGGCGACAGTGCGATCTACAGCGGCCTGCTCGCCAAGCTCTCCCAGGGAGCCTCGGCCAAACCGGCCGATGTCATCGTCGCTCCCAGCCCCGTCGACGACGTGCGCGAGGCGGTGGCGATCGCCCTGCGCGAGCGGGTCGCCGTCACCTTCACCTACAAGGCGCCCGAATCCGCGCCGACTGCCCGCACGGTCGACCCGGTCAAGGTGCACATCGCCGACGGCCAGTGGTACCTCCAGGGATGGTGCCATCTGCGCCAGGCGATGCGCACGTTCCACCTCGACCGGGTGAGCGATCTGCGGATCACCGACATCCCGAGTACCCACAGCGAAGACGCCGCGCCGGGCTGGTTCGATCCGGCGGACGGCGGCGGCGAGGTCATCGTCGACGTCCGCTTCCGCGCATCGCTGGCGCCGCTCCTGGGCGACTATGTCGATCGCGCGACGGTCGTGCGCGACGGTGACGAGGCCGTGGCCACCCTGCGCGTCGCCGACGAGACGACTCTCCGCCGCCTCGCGGCGCGGCGCGGCGGGATCGTCGAGATCGTCGCGCCCGAGGGGGCTCGCCGCGCCGCGGCCGACTGGGCGCGTGCCGGCCTCGCCCAGTACACCGAACGCGCCGACCCGTGA
- a CDS encoding helix-turn-helix transcriptional regulator yields MPANTPTKNPPEERLVNLVVALMATEQGLTKDTILRSVSGYREHTESGASKDALEKMFERDKENLRGLGVPIETIGDFADPDDLRDARYRVPKSEYALPEHIVFTPAELALLNLAGEVWSEGSLSAEARSGLRKIRALGIDVDEPIIGYSPRISAREPSFPVLQRAIEQSRVVTFPYLRPGDDSERLRRIRPLALLEYEARWHVFGHDLNLDADRTFLLSRIVGDVAVTRDTFDPELRDGAGERALAELHALAERQLAHLEVDPGTEAALRLARRGRPAGQGIHVPYVDAHVFADELASYGPEVRVVAPDALRALVVARLRAALDRHDGAPGVSS; encoded by the coding sequence GTGCCGGCGAACACCCCTACGAAGAATCCGCCGGAGGAGCGCCTGGTCAATCTCGTGGTCGCCCTCATGGCCACGGAGCAGGGACTGACGAAGGACACCATCCTCCGGTCGGTTTCGGGCTATCGCGAGCACACCGAATCCGGGGCGTCGAAGGATGCGCTGGAGAAGATGTTCGAACGGGACAAGGAGAACCTCCGCGGTCTCGGCGTCCCGATCGAGACGATCGGTGATTTCGCCGATCCCGATGATCTGCGGGACGCACGGTACCGCGTCCCGAAGTCCGAGTACGCCCTCCCCGAGCACATCGTCTTCACCCCTGCCGAACTGGCGCTGCTGAATCTGGCCGGCGAGGTGTGGAGCGAGGGGTCGCTGTCGGCCGAGGCGCGCAGTGGCCTGCGCAAGATCCGCGCTCTCGGCATCGACGTCGACGAGCCGATCATCGGGTACTCGCCGCGCATCAGCGCGAGGGAGCCCTCGTTCCCCGTGCTGCAGCGCGCCATCGAGCAGAGCCGCGTGGTGACCTTCCCCTACCTGCGTCCCGGCGACGACAGCGAACGGCTGCGTCGCATCCGGCCCCTGGCGCTCCTCGAGTACGAGGCCCGGTGGCACGTCTTCGGTCACGATCTGAACCTCGACGCCGATCGCACCTTCCTGCTCAGCCGCATCGTCGGAGACGTCGCCGTCACCCGCGACACCTTCGACCCGGAGCTGCGCGACGGCGCGGGGGAGAGGGCGCTCGCCGAGCTCCACGCGCTCGCCGAGCGCCAGCTCGCCCACCTCGAGGTCGATCCCGGGACGGAGGCCGCGCTCCGCCTCGCCCGCCGTGGTCGTCCGGCCGGTCAGGGCATCCACGTGCCCTACGTCGACGCCCACGTCTTCGCCGACGAGCTCGCCTCCTACGGACCCGAGGTGCGGGTCGTCGCTCCGGACGCCCTCCGCGCGCTCGTCGTCGCCCGCCTCCGCGCAGCCCTCGACCGCCACGACGGAGCACCGGGGGTCTCGTCGTGA
- a CDS encoding FKBP-type peptidyl-prolyl cis-trans isomerase, with product MRKLPALLAVVGLSALTLVGCTSVPEAGCDRPASSGSSLDDLVTVDGEPGSAPEVELYTPFQVRSTAHTDLESGGGAALTETEQAALLDVTIVSGETGEVLIQTPYDDDIARVAPMSQWYTPIPALEDALECATEGSRVVVGLAPGDILPEAAASIGLGEDESAVAVVDVRKAYLPRAAGALQFNAGFNLPSVVRAADGTPGVIVPDAAPPGDVVVETLIRGDGPEVTGDVPVRVAYTGVLWDDKTVFDSSWGQAPVSFSLEDVVPGFAAGLEGQTVGSQVMIVVPPDQGYGDAGQGSIPGGATLVFVVDILGLDEVS from the coding sequence GTGCGAAAACTCCCCGCTCTGCTCGCCGTCGTCGGCCTGTCCGCGCTGACCCTGGTCGGATGCACCAGCGTCCCCGAGGCGGGATGCGACCGGCCCGCGTCATCCGGATCGTCTCTCGATGACCTCGTGACCGTGGATGGGGAGCCGGGAAGCGCTCCCGAGGTCGAGCTGTACACGCCGTTCCAGGTCCGCTCCACCGCGCACACCGACCTCGAGTCGGGGGGCGGAGCGGCGCTGACCGAGACCGAGCAGGCGGCCCTGCTGGACGTCACGATCGTCAGCGGCGAGACGGGCGAGGTGCTCATCCAGACCCCGTACGACGACGACATCGCCCGGGTGGCGCCGATGTCGCAGTGGTACACCCCGATCCCCGCGCTGGAAGACGCGCTGGAGTGCGCCACCGAAGGGTCGCGCGTGGTCGTGGGTCTCGCCCCCGGCGACATCCTGCCGGAGGCGGCGGCGAGCATCGGGCTCGGCGAGGACGAGTCGGCCGTCGCGGTCGTCGACGTGCGGAAGGCCTACCTCCCGCGGGCGGCAGGAGCGCTGCAGTTCAACGCCGGCTTCAACCTCCCCTCGGTCGTCCGAGCCGCCGACGGCACGCCCGGCGTGATCGTCCCGGACGCCGCACCCCCCGGCGACGTCGTCGTGGAGACGCTCATCCGCGGTGACGGCCCCGAGGTGACCGGCGACGTTCCGGTGCGCGTCGCCTACACCGGCGTGCTGTGGGACGACAAGACGGTGTTCGACTCGTCCTGGGGACAGGCGCCCGTCTCGTTCTCCCTCGAGGACGTCGTCCCCGGGTTCGCCGCGGGCCTGGAGGGTCAGACGGTCGGATCCCAGGTCATGATCGTCGTGCCGCCGGATCAGGGCTACGGAGATGCCGGCCAGGGGAGCATCCCGGGCGGGGCGACGCTGGTGTTCGTCGTGGACATCCTGGGACTCGACGAAGTCTCCTGA
- the tatA gene encoding twin-arginine translocase TatA/TatE family subunit, which yields MFQNLTGWHFLVVLLVILLLFGAAKLPALAKSVGQSARVFKGEMKAMKEEDVPSGDTSSPTASPTSPAASRDASPGRSSETT from the coding sequence GTGTTCCAAAACCTCACCGGCTGGCACTTCCTCGTCGTGCTCCTGGTCATCCTGCTGCTGTTCGGGGCGGCCAAGCTCCCGGCTCTCGCCAAGAGCGTCGGTCAGTCCGCCCGCGTCTTCAAGGGCGAGATGAAGGCGATGAAGGAAGAGGATGTCCCTTCCGGCGACACATCGTCGCCGACGGCCTCTCCCACCTCGCCCGCCGCGTCACGTGACGCGTCCCCGGGCAGGTCGTCCGAAACCACCTGA
- a CDS encoding tRNA (adenine-N1)-methyltransferase has translation MSGRWSGPFRVGERVQLTGPKGRLHTVTLREDGQLHTHHGVLAHRDIIGMPDGSVVVGSGGHEYLALRPLLRDFVMSMPRGAAIVYPKDAAQIVADADIFPGATVVEAGVGSGALALWLLRAIGPEGRLVSFERREDFAEVARANVATFLGEEPPAWRVVVGDLAEALPTTLENGTVDRVVLDMLAPWDCIDVVADALVPGGVVVCYVATATQLSRVAEYIRGTGLFTEPEANETMVRGWHVEGLAVRPDHRMVAHTGFLLTARRLAPGAVLPERKRRASKSSYGDEDVELWTPGAVGDREITDKNLRKRVREAQRAADARTGGTQGSA, from the coding sequence ATGAGCGGTCGCTGGAGCGGGCCGTTCCGCGTCGGCGAGCGGGTGCAGCTGACCGGGCCGAAGGGGCGGCTGCACACGGTCACCCTGCGTGAGGACGGCCAGCTGCACACCCACCACGGGGTGCTCGCGCACCGCGACATCATCGGCATGCCCGACGGTTCCGTCGTCGTGGGAAGCGGGGGTCACGAGTATCTCGCCCTCCGACCGCTTCTGCGCGACTTCGTCATGTCGATGCCCCGGGGGGCGGCCATCGTCTACCCGAAGGATGCCGCGCAGATCGTCGCGGACGCCGACATCTTCCCCGGCGCGACCGTCGTCGAGGCCGGCGTCGGCTCCGGCGCGCTGGCGCTGTGGCTGCTCCGCGCGATCGGCCCGGAGGGGCGCCTGGTCTCCTTCGAGCGGCGCGAGGACTTCGCCGAGGTCGCGCGCGCGAACGTCGCCACCTTCCTGGGCGAGGAGCCGCCCGCCTGGCGGGTCGTCGTCGGCGATCTGGCCGAGGCTCTCCCCACCACTCTCGAGAACGGCACGGTCGATCGGGTCGTCCTCGACATGCTCGCTCCCTGGGACTGCATCGACGTCGTCGCCGACGCGCTCGTGCCCGGCGGTGTCGTCGTCTGCTACGTCGCGACGGCCACCCAGCTGAGCCGGGTCGCCGAGTACATCCGCGGCACGGGGCTCTTCACCGAGCCCGAGGCCAACGAGACGATGGTGCGCGGGTGGCACGTCGAGGGGCTCGCCGTCCGCCCCGATCACCGGATGGTCGCGCACACCGGGTTCCTGCTGACAGCCCGGCGCCTCGCTCCGGGTGCCGTGCTCCCCGAGCGCAAGCGCCGGGCGTCGAAGTCCAGCTACGGCGACGAGGACGTGGAGCTGTGGACGCCGGGGGCCGTGGGCGACCGCGAGATCACCGACAAGAATCTGCGCAAGCGGGTGCGCGAGGCGCAGCGCGCCGCCGACGCACGCACAGGGGGCACCCAGGGGTCCGCCTAA